GGGCGCTATCCGCTGAAGAGCCACGGACTGGCTGTGAGGAAGGACTCCGATGAGAAAGTGCCCACCGTCTAGAGGCGGTATCGGCAACATATTGAAGAGCGCGAGGTAGACATTAACCTTCACCAGGACAATGAGAAGAAGGACGATTGGCAACGCAATGCGCACGCTGCCGTGGGAGTCACCCTGACTTCCCAACCCAGCGCCCACAGCGCCCCAGATATGGATGACCGCGGCGGCGATCGCCGCAAGCAGGAGGTTACTGCCTGGGCCGGAGATGGAAACCCAAGCAAAGCCCTTGCGTGGATTGCGGAAGTTACGATGGTTTACCGGCACTGGCTTGGCCCAGGCAAGGAGAACACCACTGCCACTCCACAACAACAGTGCTGGGAACAATATGCTTCCAAAGATGTCGATGTGCGGAACAGGATTGAGCGTAATCCTTCCTGCTAACTT
The sequence above is a segment of the bacterium genome. Coding sequences within it:
- a CDS encoding site-2 protease family protein, which encodes MGDKQQLVIFLVALLFSVCLHEAAHGWVAWRNGDPTAKLAGRITLNPVPHIDIFGSILFPALLLWSGSGVLLAWAKPVPVNHRNFRNPRKGFAWVSISGPGSNLLLAAIAAAVIHIWGAVGAGLGSQGDSHGSVRIALPIVLLLIVLVKVNVYLALFNMLPIPPLDGGHFLIGVLPHSQSVALQRIAPFGMLIIMGLAISPVLQALIMPAANLIFQLLGLSWIVNF